One Micromonospora craniellae genomic region harbors:
- a CDS encoding bifunctional 3,4-dihydroxy-2-butanone-4-phosphate synthase/GTP cyclohydrolase II, with product MTFDRIEDALAEIAAGRPVVVTDDADRENEGDLIFAAELATPDLLAFTVRHTSGFICVPLTEDECDRLDLPPMHHTNQDRRQTAYTVTVDAREGVSTGISAADRAHTIRLLADPATGPTDLARPGHVVPLRARTGGVLRRPGHTEAAVDLTRLAGLRPAGVLCELVNDDGTMMRLPDLEKFRAEHSLTLITIADLIAYRRRTEKQVELVADARMPTEHGVFRALGYRSEYDTAEHVALVMGDLGDGRDVLVRVHSECLTGDVFASVRCDCGPQLDAALERVAREGRGVVLYVRGHEGRGIGLLHKLQAYQLQDQGRDTVDANLDLGLPADARDYGTGAQILYDLGVRTMRLLTNNPAKRAGLEGYGLTVTGREGLPVRPHPENVRYLRTKRDRMGHLLDLDEGSEAPMGRPVAGKEIGA from the coding sequence ATGACCTTCGATCGCATCGAGGACGCGCTGGCCGAGATCGCCGCCGGTCGGCCGGTCGTCGTGACCGACGACGCCGACCGGGAGAACGAGGGCGACCTGATCTTCGCCGCCGAGCTGGCCACCCCGGACCTGCTCGCCTTCACCGTACGGCACACCTCCGGCTTCATCTGTGTGCCGCTCACCGAGGACGAGTGCGACCGGCTCGACCTGCCGCCCATGCACCACACCAACCAGGACCGGCGGCAGACCGCGTACACGGTGACCGTCGACGCCCGCGAGGGCGTGAGCACCGGCATCTCCGCCGCCGACCGCGCACACACCATCCGGCTGCTCGCCGACCCGGCCACCGGCCCGACCGACCTGGCCCGACCCGGACACGTGGTGCCGCTGCGCGCCCGCACCGGCGGGGTGCTGCGCCGGCCGGGGCACACCGAGGCGGCCGTGGACCTGACCCGGTTGGCCGGGCTGCGTCCGGCCGGTGTGCTCTGCGAGCTGGTCAACGACGACGGCACCATGATGCGGCTGCCGGACCTGGAGAAGTTCCGCGCCGAGCACTCGCTGACCCTGATCACCATCGCCGACCTGATCGCCTACCGGCGGCGTACCGAGAAGCAGGTGGAGCTGGTCGCCGACGCGCGGATGCCCACCGAGCACGGGGTGTTCCGGGCGTTGGGCTACCGCAGCGAGTACGACACGGCCGAGCACGTGGCGTTGGTGATGGGCGACCTCGGTGACGGCCGGGACGTGCTGGTGCGGGTGCATTCCGAGTGCCTGACCGGCGACGTCTTCGCCTCGGTGCGCTGCGACTGCGGGCCGCAGCTCGACGCCGCGCTGGAGCGGGTGGCCCGGGAGGGCCGGGGCGTGGTCCTCTACGTACGCGGCCACGAGGGACGCGGCATCGGCCTGCTGCACAAGCTCCAGGCGTACCAGTTGCAGGACCAGGGCCGGGACACCGTCGACGCGAACCTGGACCTGGGTCTGCCGGCCGACGCCCGGGACTACGGCACCGGCGCGCAGATCCTCTACGACCTCGGGGTCCGCACGATGCGGCTGCTGACCAACAACCCGGCCAAGCGCGCCGGGCTGGAGGGCTACGGGCTCACCGTGACCGGCCGCGAGGGCCTGCCGGTGCGCCCGCACCCGGAGAACGTGCGCTACCTGCGCACCAAGCGGGACCGGATGGGCCACCTGCTCGACCTGGACGAGGGGTCGGAGGCCCCGATGGGTCGCCCGGTCGCCGGCAAAGAGATCGGAGCGTAG
- a CDS encoding acyl-CoA dehydrogenase family protein: protein MSDPVDVAHLRKVLDGPWAEVRDAHRDKLDARFLPVHGESGDQARERISRLLTELPAELGMAASFPTEYGGRADIGASVVASEMLAQVDLSLMVKAGVQWGLFGGAVLALGTRHHHDAHLRNIVSGDLLGCFAMTETGHGSDVQQLRTTCTYDPETQTFDLHTPHQAARKDYIGNAARDGRMAVVFAQLITGGQRHGVHAWLVPIRDADGNPMPGVTIGDAGPKAGLLGVDNGRLSFDHVRVPRDMLLDRYGQVAADGTYSSPIADDSRRFFTMLGTLVRGRVSVGGAAAAATKSALTIAVRYGDVRRQFGTPDADREVLLNDYLAHQRKLLPALATTYALHFAQAELVAAIHEVQGGDEPVDEHRQRELESRAAGLKAAQTWHATRTIQMCREACGGAGYLAENRLPGLKADTDVFTTFEGDNTVLLQLVAKGLLTGYRDEFGSLDGWGRASFVAEQVREMVLERTAARALIERLVSAVPGRGEEVAVTDRGWQLAVFEDREKHLLDGAVRRLRNGASTKRDRPFDIFNDVQDHVLTVASAHIDRVTLEAFVAGIERTTDPAVAALLSRVCDLYALSVIEAHKGWFLEHGRLTPARAKAITAVVNSLLKELRPQMRTLVDGFAIPEAWLHCAILREEADRQEAMTAHDQFPTVR from the coding sequence GTGTCCGACCCCGTCGACGTCGCCCACCTGCGGAAGGTCCTCGACGGGCCGTGGGCCGAGGTCCGCGACGCACACCGGGACAAACTCGACGCCCGCTTCCTCCCGGTGCATGGGGAGAGCGGCGACCAGGCCCGGGAACGGATCAGCCGACTGCTCACCGAACTACCGGCCGAGCTGGGCATGGCGGCGTCCTTCCCCACCGAGTACGGCGGCCGCGCCGACATCGGCGCCTCGGTCGTGGCCAGCGAGATGCTGGCGCAGGTCGACCTGTCGCTGATGGTCAAGGCGGGCGTGCAGTGGGGCCTGTTCGGCGGGGCGGTGCTGGCGCTCGGCACCCGCCACCACCACGACGCCCACCTGCGGAACATCGTCTCGGGCGACCTTCTCGGCTGCTTCGCGATGACCGAGACCGGTCACGGCTCGGACGTCCAGCAACTGCGCACCACCTGCACGTACGACCCGGAGACGCAGACCTTCGACCTGCACACCCCGCACCAGGCCGCCCGCAAGGACTACATCGGCAACGCCGCCCGGGACGGCCGGATGGCGGTGGTCTTCGCGCAACTGATCACCGGCGGGCAGCGGCATGGCGTCCACGCCTGGCTGGTGCCGATCCGCGACGCCGACGGCAACCCGATGCCCGGCGTGACCATCGGCGACGCCGGGCCCAAGGCCGGGCTCCTCGGCGTGGACAACGGGCGACTCAGCTTCGACCACGTCCGCGTGCCGCGCGACATGCTGCTGGACCGTTACGGCCAGGTCGCTGCGGACGGCACCTACTCCAGCCCGATCGCCGACGACTCCCGGCGCTTCTTCACCATGCTCGGCACCCTGGTCCGGGGCCGGGTGAGCGTGGGCGGCGCGGCAGCGGCGGCCACCAAGTCGGCGCTGACCATCGCGGTCCGCTACGGCGACGTCCGCCGCCAGTTCGGCACCCCCGACGCCGACCGTGAGGTGCTGCTCAACGACTACCTGGCGCACCAGCGCAAGTTGCTGCCCGCCCTGGCCACCACCTATGCGTTGCACTTCGCCCAGGCCGAGCTGGTCGCCGCGATCCACGAGGTGCAGGGCGGCGACGAGCCGGTCGACGAGCACCGGCAGCGGGAGCTGGAGTCGCGTGCCGCCGGTCTCAAGGCCGCGCAGACCTGGCACGCCACCCGGACCATCCAGATGTGCCGCGAGGCGTGCGGCGGCGCCGGCTACCTGGCCGAGAACCGGCTGCCCGGCCTCAAGGCCGACACCGACGTCTTCACCACGTTCGAGGGCGACAACACGGTCCTGCTGCAACTGGTGGCCAAGGGGCTGCTCACCGGCTACCGGGACGAATTCGGTTCGCTGGACGGCTGGGGGCGCGCCTCGTTCGTCGCCGAGCAGGTGCGCGAGATGGTGCTGGAGCGTACCGCCGCGCGGGCGCTCATCGAGCGGCTCGTCAGCGCGGTGCCCGGCCGGGGCGAGGAGGTAGCCGTCACCGACCGGGGCTGGCAGCTCGCCGTCTTCGAGGACCGCGAGAAGCACCTCCTCGACGGCGCGGTCCGGCGGCTGCGCAACGGCGCGAGCACCAAGCGGGACCGGCCCTTCGACATCTTCAACGACGTGCAGGACCACGTCCTCACCGTCGCCTCCGCGCACATCGACCGGGTGACGCTGGAGGCGTTCGTCGCCGGCATCGAACGCACCACCGACCCGGCCGTCGCGGCCCTGCTCTCCCGCGTCTGCGACCTGTACGCACTCAGCGTCATCGAGGCCCACAAGGGATGGTTCCTGGAGCACGGCCGGCTCACTCCGGCCCGCGCCAAGGCGATCACCGCAGTGGTCAACAGCCTGCTCAAGGAGCTGCGCCCACAGATGCGCACTCTGGTGGACGGCTTCGCCATCCCGGAGGCGTGGCTGCACTGCGCCATCCTGCGCGAGGAGGCCGACCGGCAGGAGGCGATGACCGCTCACGACCAGTTCCCGACTGTTCGGTAA
- a CDS encoding helix-turn-helix domain-containing protein encodes MDPRFAAELRRLREERGLSLRQLAAVVNHGKSLIHQFESGQTKPTVEIAARLDRALQAQGALAGMVSTAPEVGERLAFAALRPHHVDSAAVNALGNLLAGYRRLEDAIGSGPVMGAVRMQLDTVVSLLRDAPVGTRAEMADMAAQWAQFAGWLGIARGDTRAATVWHARALQWANEAGNKNLVATVLSFQGHQAEWQGDLPATVGLSRAARRDDSVDPALRAYCAGQEARGLAMAGAAAAEVSSCLAEASELADQAAEGPLSPWGYWYTPSFFAVQHGIAWRYLGATDSRANDRALELLMTGAAGVSEEAAGADWHGRNLVHLAIAQGQAGELAAAGETLAAADQIAVASASRRLTNEVIAAVRQLALSGMP; translated from the coding sequence GTGGACCCGCGTTTCGCTGCTGAGTTGCGGCGGTTGCGTGAGGAGCGGGGGCTGTCTCTGCGGCAGTTGGCCGCCGTTGTCAACCACGGAAAAAGCTTGATTCACCAGTTCGAGTCGGGGCAGACCAAACCCACCGTGGAGATCGCGGCCCGCCTGGACCGCGCGCTCCAGGCGCAGGGAGCATTGGCCGGAATGGTGTCGACGGCTCCGGAAGTGGGGGAGCGGCTGGCATTTGCGGCGCTGCGGCCCCATCACGTCGATTCCGCTGCGGTCAACGCTCTCGGCAATCTCCTCGCGGGTTACCGCCGCTTGGAGGATGCCATCGGGTCTGGACCCGTGATGGGAGCGGTCCGGATGCAACTCGACACGGTGGTGTCCCTGCTGCGCGACGCACCTGTGGGGACGAGAGCCGAGATGGCGGACATGGCTGCTCAGTGGGCACAGTTCGCGGGATGGCTGGGTATCGCCCGAGGGGACACGCGTGCGGCGACTGTCTGGCACGCGCGGGCTCTGCAATGGGCGAACGAGGCCGGCAACAAGAATCTAGTCGCCACCGTGCTGTCGTTTCAGGGCCACCAAGCGGAATGGCAGGGTGATCTGCCGGCAACGGTCGGACTGTCCCGCGCCGCTCGACGGGACGACAGCGTCGATCCTGCGCTGCGTGCCTACTGCGCAGGTCAGGAGGCTAGAGGATTGGCTATGGCGGGCGCGGCTGCCGCCGAAGTGAGTAGCTGTCTGGCCGAGGCGTCCGAGTTGGCAGACCAGGCTGCGGAGGGGCCGTTGTCCCCATGGGGCTACTGGTACACGCCGTCGTTCTTCGCCGTGCAGCACGGCATCGCGTGGCGCTATCTCGGCGCGACGGACAGCCGTGCGAACGATCGGGCGCTGGAACTGCTGATGACGGGTGCCGCAGGGGTGAGCGAGGAGGCGGCCGGAGCGGATTGGCACGGGCGCAACCTCGTGCACCTGGCCATCGCGCAGGGGCAGGCCGGCGAACTGGCGGCGGCTGGCGAGACGTTGGCAGCGGCGGATCAGATAGCCGTTGCCTCCGCGTCTCGACGGCTGACTAACGAGGTCATTGCGGCTGTCCGCCAACTCGCCCTGTCCGGCATGCCGTAG
- a CDS encoding PH domain-containing protein, with product MSERQDATQASAGTTEREPVDGTGPIRLRPHRIRLVCWISAVVLVVVFALIATTLTGPTGNGYGTFQRGDQFAMIGLGVLFALGTLLFTRPRVEADAHRIRVRNIIGSYELPWEVVRGIRFDRGAPWAALELYDDDLMPVVALQAADKQLAVDGVRALRRLHQAHLTAVAERAAR from the coding sequence ATGAGTGAGCGGCAGGACGCGACGCAGGCCAGTGCCGGCACGACCGAGCGCGAGCCGGTGGACGGCACCGGGCCGATCCGCCTGCGACCGCACCGCATCCGGCTGGTCTGCTGGATATCGGCGGTCGTGCTGGTCGTCGTGTTCGCCCTGATCGCCACCACGCTGACCGGCCCCACCGGTAACGGCTACGGCACCTTCCAGCGCGGTGACCAGTTCGCCATGATCGGGCTCGGCGTCCTCTTCGCCCTCGGCACGTTGCTGTTCACCCGTCCCCGGGTCGAGGCGGACGCCCACCGCATCCGGGTCCGCAACATCATCGGCTCGTACGAGCTGCCCTGGGAGGTCGTCCGGGGCATCCGCTTCGACCGGGGCGCTCCGTGGGCGGCCCTGGAGCTGTACGACGACGACCTGATGCCGGTGGTCGCCCTCCAGGCCGCCGACAAGCAGCTCGCTGTCGACGGCGTCCGTGCCCTGCGCCGCCTGCACCAGGCGCACCTGACCGCCGTCGCCGAACGCGCCGCCCGCTGA
- a CDS encoding ABC transporter substrate-binding protein, translated as MVSTPRILALAAAGSVLLAASACAPEPEPAPQPSASAACAKESLVTRTPGKLTIATDEPAHQPWFVDDEPDNGEGFESAVAYAVAEKLGYARADVVWTRVKFDTAIAPGPKNFDFDINQFSISDERKRAVDFSAPYYLVRQSVITLKSSKIAGRTSLADLRDAKLGAQVGTTSYQAITDLVKPTVEPQVYNSNDDAKKALQNGQIDGLVVDLPTAFSITSAEIDDAVIVGQLPQVGTPEAFGLLLDKDSPLTGCVSGAVGQLSGDGVLKQLEQQWLAQVAGAPELT; from the coding sequence ATGGTCAGCACTCCTCGCATCCTCGCGCTCGCGGCCGCCGGCTCGGTCCTGCTCGCGGCCAGCGCCTGCGCGCCCGAACCCGAACCCGCTCCCCAGCCCTCCGCGTCCGCCGCGTGCGCCAAGGAGAGCCTGGTCACCCGTACGCCGGGCAAGCTCACCATCGCCACCGACGAGCCCGCGCACCAGCCGTGGTTCGTCGACGACGAGCCCGACAACGGGGAGGGCTTCGAGTCCGCCGTGGCGTACGCGGTGGCCGAGAAGCTCGGGTACGCCCGCGCGGACGTGGTCTGGACCCGGGTCAAGTTCGACACCGCCATCGCGCCCGGGCCGAAGAACTTCGACTTCGACATCAACCAGTTCTCCATCAGCGACGAGCGCAAGCGGGCGGTGGACTTCTCCGCGCCGTACTACCTGGTGCGGCAGTCGGTCATCACGCTGAAGTCGTCGAAGATCGCGGGGAGGACGTCGCTGGCCGACCTGCGGGACGCCAAGCTCGGCGCCCAGGTCGGCACGACCAGCTACCAGGCGATCACCGACCTGGTGAAGCCGACGGTCGAGCCGCAGGTCTACAACAGCAACGACGACGCCAAGAAGGCGCTGCAGAACGGGCAGATCGACGGGCTGGTGGTGGACCTGCCGACGGCGTTCTCCATCACCTCGGCCGAGATCGACGACGCGGTGATCGTCGGGCAGCTCCCCCAGGTGGGTACGCCGGAGGCGTTCGGGCTGCTGCTGGACAAGGACTCCCCGCTGACCGGCTGCGTCAGCGGTGCGGTCGGTCAGCTCTCCGGCGACGGCGTGCTCAAGCAACTGGAGCAGCAGTGGCTCGCCCAGGTGGCGGGTGCGCCCGAACTCACGTGA
- the hisG gene encoding ATP phosphoribosyltransferase has translation MLRVAVPNKGALAESAATMLREAGYRQRTDPKDLVCRDEPNDIEFFYLRPKDIATYVGSGDLDVGITGRDLLIDSGAPAEEIVDLNFGRATFRFAARAGDVDDVRELGGHRIATAYPGLVERHLTGLGVKADVIRLDGAVENAIRLGVADVVADVVETGATLRQAGLVVFGEPLLRSSAVLVRRVGADVHPQAEQLLRRLHGVLVARRYVMLAYDVPAGLLDRASSLTPGIESPTVSPLHREGWVAVQAMVLSDDVHRIMDELYDLGARAILVTNIHACRL, from the coding sequence ATGCTGCGTGTCGCCGTACCCAACAAGGGCGCCCTGGCCGAATCGGCCGCCACGATGCTGCGCGAGGCGGGCTACCGCCAGCGCACCGACCCCAAGGACCTGGTCTGCCGGGACGAACCAAACGACATCGAGTTCTTCTACCTGCGCCCGAAGGACATCGCCACCTACGTCGGCTCCGGTGACCTGGACGTCGGCATCACCGGCCGGGACCTGCTGATCGACTCCGGCGCGCCGGCCGAGGAGATCGTCGATCTCAACTTCGGCCGGGCCACCTTCCGCTTCGCCGCCCGCGCGGGCGACGTCGACGACGTCCGCGAACTCGGCGGGCACCGGATCGCCACCGCGTACCCGGGGCTGGTCGAGCGGCACCTCACCGGGCTGGGCGTCAAGGCCGACGTGATCCGGCTCGACGGCGCGGTGGAGAACGCCATCCGGCTCGGCGTCGCCGACGTCGTCGCCGACGTGGTCGAGACCGGCGCCACGCTGCGCCAGGCCGGGCTGGTGGTCTTCGGCGAGCCGCTGCTGCGCTCGTCGGCGGTGCTGGTCCGCCGGGTCGGCGCCGACGTCCACCCGCAGGCCGAGCAACTGCTGCGGCGGCTGCACGGCGTGCTGGTGGCCCGCCGCTACGTGATGCTCGCCTACGACGTGCCGGCCGGACTGCTGGACCGGGCCAGCTCGCTGACTCCCGGCATCGAGTCGCCGACCGTCTCCCCGCTGCACCGGGAGGGCTGGGTGGCGGTGCAGGCCATGGTGCTCAGCGACGACGTACACCGGATCATGGACGAGCTCTACGACCTCGGCGCCCGGGCGATCCTGGTCACCAACATCCACGCCTGCCGGCTGTGA
- the ribH gene encoding 6,7-dimethyl-8-ribityllumazine synthase translates to MAGFGEPGTTPVDASGMTVGVVAARWHGELTDHMLDRAVAAAQACGARAVTARVAGSVELPVVAQALARRCDVVVALGVVIRGATAHFDYVCRSVTDGLTRIALDEGKPVAHGVLTVDTIEQARDRAGLPGSAEDKGWSATVAALDAALAVRNVATAGNQRVGFGT, encoded by the coding sequence ATGGCGGGTTTCGGCGAGCCGGGGACGACCCCGGTCGACGCGTCCGGGATGACCGTGGGGGTGGTCGCGGCGCGCTGGCACGGTGAGCTGACCGACCACATGCTGGACCGGGCCGTCGCCGCCGCGCAGGCGTGCGGCGCGCGGGCCGTGACGGCCCGGGTCGCCGGCTCGGTGGAGCTGCCGGTGGTCGCGCAGGCGCTGGCTCGCCGCTGCGACGTGGTGGTGGCGCTCGGCGTGGTGATCCGTGGCGCGACCGCGCACTTCGACTACGTCTGCCGTTCGGTCACCGACGGGCTGACCCGGATCGCGCTGGACGAGGGCAAGCCGGTGGCACACGGCGTGCTCACCGTCGACACCATCGAGCAGGCCCGCGACCGGGCCGGGCTGCCCGGCTCCGCCGAGGACAAGGGCTGGTCGGCCACCGTCGCCGCACTCGACGCGGCGCTGGCCGTCCGGAACGTCGCCACCGCTGGCAACCAGCGCGTCGGCTTCGGCACCTGA
- a CDS encoding phosphoribosyl-ATP diphosphatase — MKTFEELFAELQAKAAAGTPGSSTVAALEKGVHFIGKKVVEEAAESWMAAEHEGPERTAEEISQLLYQVQVLMLASGLDLKDVYRHL; from the coding sequence GTGAAGACGTTCGAGGAGTTGTTCGCCGAGCTGCAGGCCAAGGCCGCCGCCGGTACCCCGGGCTCCAGCACGGTCGCCGCGCTGGAGAAGGGCGTGCACTTCATCGGCAAGAAGGTCGTCGAGGAGGCGGCCGAGTCGTGGATGGCCGCCGAGCACGAGGGGCCCGAGCGCACCGCCGAGGAGATCTCCCAGCTGCTCTACCAGGTCCAGGTGTTGATGCTGGCCAGCGGTCTCGACCTGAAGGACGTCTACCGACATCTGTGA